TTGGACAAAATCTGATGAATTCGCGGATTCTTCAGCTCCGTCGTCATCACCAGCGCTTTCGCATATATGTAGTCACCAGTGTACATAGCAATTTTATCGCCCCATTTGGCTTTAACGGTGAGTTCACCTCGGCGCAGTTCTGCATCATCGATGACATCGTCGTGGACTAGTGAAGCGCTATGAATCAGTTCCAGCGGTATCGCAACACGCTTCAGCTTCTCTAGATCATACTTACCAAATTTCCCACCCATCAAGACAAATACGGGACGTAATCTTTTACCGCCTGCTTTTAATAAATGCAGTGAGGTCTCCGTTAGCAGATCGTCGTCACCCTGTACGCTACGGTACAACTCTTTTTCAATCTGATCCATGTCTCTGTTCAGTAATCCGAATATTTGCAGTCGTTTCATTCCTTCACCCGTGTCAACAGTTTATGACTCCAAATCTCCATTTTCACTTCCTGCGGCAGCAGGCCCATCTCATAGGCATAGCGGAAATAGAGGTTCAGACCTTCCTGCTGCCTTTCTCCAAAATCATAGCATAAATTGCGGAAGTACCCTTCCCAATAAGACTTAGTTCCTCCAATGGTAGTACAGGCTGCAAGTACTATAGGATCTAAATCACTTAATCCCCGTAGTTTACTCTCAGCAAAAGCTTCTGCAATTTCCGCAATGGCTTCCGGCTTGTCCTTCGCAGCCTTACGATTCACAGCCCAGACCGCAAAGGTCATCCCTAAGCCCGTCCATTCCTTCCAAAGCTCCGCCAGATCGGTAACGATATAACCTTGATCCTGCCAAGAGGCCTTAATAGCATTATCACCAATGAGTAAGCAGGCATCCGCTTGATGCATCATGGCATCCAAATCAGGATTAGCGCTAATATACTCTGGTTTATTGCCAAAAGCTTTTTCCATTAAAATTTTCAGCAAGTTTACCGATGTTGCAGAAGTATTCGTAACGGCTATCGTACCTCTACCTATCTGTGCAAGAGGCACCCGAGAAAAAAGAAATATTGACCTCACGGGACCGTCCGCACTAACCGATAAATCAGGTAACAGCATTAACTTGTCACTGGCTTCAGCATACGCAAAAGAGGATAACGCACCCACATGAATACTTCCACGACTCATCCCCTGATTAAGAATGGCAGGTACTTCACTCACCATCTCTGCAGAATATTTCAGTGCAGAGGGATGAAAATTGTGAAATACCGGCCATGAGTTGGTATAACTGATTTTGCCAATGATGGTGTGGCTGTTATTGTCCATCCTTTCAATCCCCCCATCTGCGAAATAATTGATGTTCAATATTAAAGCTGTCGAGCACTTTGCCCACCATGAAATTAATCAGATCATCCATACTTTGCGGCCCAAAGTAAAAAGCCGGCATTGCGGGAATGATCCGAACCCCCAAACGGGACAGCTTCAACATATTCTCAAGATGAATAGCATGCAGAGGTGTCTCACGAGGCACAAGCACCAGTGGACGTCCTTCCTTAAGCATAACATCAGCAGCACGAGTCATCAGATTATCGGAGGTTCCATTAGCAACCGCAGACAATGTTCCCATGGAACAAGGCATAATAATCATCCCTTCCACTCGAAAGGAACCACTTGCGATAGATGCGCCGATATCAGCAACAGGATGATAAAGCAGAGAACCGGGATAGCCCTTGAACTTTTCGTTCAAAAAGCCTTCCCGGTCTGATGCGATATAGCCCAATTCTTCTTTAAAAACGCGCCAGCCTGCATTGCTTACTACCAAATGCA
The window above is part of the Paenibacillus sp. FSL K6-0276 genome. Proteins encoded here:
- a CDS encoding menaquinone biosynthesis protein, with product MDNNSHTIIGKISYTNSWPVFHNFHPSALKYSAEMVSEVPAILNQGMSRGSIHVGALSSFAYAEASDKLMLLPDLSVSADGPVRSIFLFSRVPLAQIGRGTIAVTNTSATSVNLLKILMEKAFGNKPEYISANPDLDAMMHQADACLLIGDNAIKASWQDQGYIVTDLAELWKEWTGLGMTFAVWAVNRKAAKDKPEAIAEIAEAFAESKLRGLSDLDPIVLAACTTIGGTKSYWEGYFRNLCYDFGERQQEGLNLYFRYAYEMGLLPQEVKMEIWSHKLLTRVKE
- a CDS encoding flavin prenyltransferase UbiX, with the protein product MTLTKPKNFVVGITGASGAIYGIRLIETLLSMGYSVHLVVSNAGWRVFKEELGYIASDREGFLNEKFKGYPGSLLYHPVADIGASIASGSFRVEGMIIMPCSMGTLSAVANGTSDNLMTRAADVMLKEGRPLVLVPRETPLHAIHLENMLKLSRLGVRIIPAMPAFYFGPQSMDDLINFMVGKVLDSFNIEHQLFRRWGD